A window of Procambarus clarkii isolate CNS0578487 chromosome 69, FALCON_Pclarkii_2.0, whole genome shotgun sequence contains these coding sequences:
- the LOC123772061 gene encoding DNA repair and recombination protein RAD54B isoform X1 — translation MLANLAYAAADILLMWASGDRSLSDPQVTMRRSAAPSQLLKRAAFSPPFVGSMVKRPCLDTETGESGLPTPKDEKHVTTKGGPLRSPSDILSLIKKPETALGNTMPNSSNQCNSTGNQGTSLIESNNGQDVHNSGEREILVSPLQESGSNALKHTVGFHKRSLGRQLDVPSRKLVGCGKPWQRPQISQGNHYSASAEEENQEPQKEKYYSVVWCKLSRKKHKNWEGDAVLIVKSRTVILKDIEGKEIGRRSGYKLADLLSLENGSTLPVGSKEIEIQDKISAEKYASGECFQSEIKQIQNVSKEAIQLSKPKPKPFRLPTLGQSHDKSVITSKDIEPLFDPTKYDALVMPRPPSQHQWDYNTSRATVVDVVIDPHISRQLRPHQHEGVIFLYECVMGFRLVGSFGAILADEMGLGKTLQCIALVWTLLKQGPYGRCPVVKRVLIVTPSSLTNNWGKEFMKWVGRERVKVYIVDQSNKVEQFSKQQHSGIMIISYEMFMRSVDLIETLNFDLLLCDEGHRLKNVSIKTTSLLASLSCRRRIILTGTPVQNDLQELFALVQFVNPGVLGSSASFRNVYENPIIASQQPTSSQSEKELGTSRASQLNRITSLFTLRRTQDTINRYLPPKVEFVVFCQPSDTQLSLYSDIVRCRSLKKCFSHVDTGDHLSAILALRKLCNHPALLAVTNDQEKHSELTLEAASLLPAHLKSGIFDEKDSGKLAVVSCMLWALKEVGRERIVLVSNYTSTLDMLATLCTRYDYPYLRLDGSTPTNKRQQLVDRFNSQHSNDFVFLLSAKAGGVGLNLIGASRIILYDIDWNPATDMQAMARVWRDGQKRKVYIYRLLVTGSLDEKMYQRQIKKQGLSGAVVDARESDRVHFSIEELKDLFTMHSETACLTHDLLECRCDLQGGASEAKQQEQVIKQPERACQLYSGGRSGCHLNTTATTMDQLHNWCHFAPPFAPDDVKIVTQKALTVINIMYKVQVPVNQMRVVTFQKTTVHSCGFILYSSYIRI, via the exons atgttggccaatctagcatatgctgctgctgatatccttttgatgtgggcctctggggacagaagcctcagtgaccctcag GTGACGATGAGACGCTCGGCAGCACCCTCACAGTTACTCAAGAGAGCAGCATTCAGTCCACCATTTGTCGGCTCAATGGTTAAACGACCGTGCTTGGATACAGAGACTGGTG AATCTGGTCTGCCTACTCCAAAGGACGAAAAGCATGTTACAACAAAAGGGGGTCCACTTCGGAGTCCTTCAGACATTCTGTCTCTAATTAAGAAACCCGAGACTGCATTAGGCAACACAATGCCAAACTCTTCCAACCAGTGCAATAGCACTGGAAATCAAGGAACTTCATTAATTGAGTCAAATAATGGACAAGATGTACATaattcaggagagagagagatattagtGTCTCCACTACAAGAAAGTGGCAGCAATGCACTGAAACACACTGTAGGGTTTCATAAAAGATCACTTGGTAGGCAACTTGATGTACCATCGAGAAAGCTCGTCGGATGTGGAAAACCATGGCAAAGGCCACAGATCAGCCAAGGGAATCATTACAGTGCATCAGCAGAAGAGGAAAACCAGGAACCTCAGAAAGAAAA ATATTATTCAGTGGTTTGGTGCAAGTTGTCCAGGAAAAAGCACAAGAATTGGGAAGGGGATGCTGTGCTGATTGTGAAGAGCAGGACTGTCATTCTCAAG GACATAGAGGGAAAGGAGATTGGTCGTAGATCTGGATACAAGTTGGCAGATTTATTGTCATTAGAGAATGGTAGTACACTTCCTGTTGGAAGTAAGGAAATTGAG ATTCAAGACAAAATCAGTGCTGAGAAATATGCAAGTGGTGAATGTTTTCAAAGCGAAATAAAACAAATTCAAAATGTATCCAAGGAAGCAATCCAATTGTCCAAACCGAAGCCAAAACCTTTTCGCCTCCCTACACTAGGTCAATCACATGACAAGTCTGTTATCACCAGTAAAGACATTGAGCCTCTGTTTGACCCTACCAAATATGATGCCCTTGTCATGCCCAGACCGCCAAGCCAACATCAG TGGGACTATAACACAAGTAGAGCAACAGTGGTGGATGTAGTTATTGATCCACACATCAGTAGACAGCTACGACCACACCAGCATGAGGGTGTCATCTTTCTGTACGAGTGTGTGATGGGGTTCAGGCTTGTTGGCAGCTTTGGAGCAATACTGGCTGATGAGATGGGCCTTGGCAAGACACTGCAGTGTATTGCTCTTGTGTGGACCCTTCTTAAACAA GGTCCCTATGGTAGATGTCCAGTTGTGAAGCGAGTTTTGATCGTCACTCCATCTAGTCTCACAAACAATTGGGGCAAAGAGTTCATGAAATGGGTTGGGAGAGAACGAGTTAAAGTCTACATTGTTGATCAGAGCAACAAG GTTGAACAGTTCAGCAAACAGCAGCACTCAGGAATTATGATTATATCATATGAAATGTTTATGCGTAGTGTTGATCTAATTGAAACTCTAAACTTTGACCTTTTGCTCTGTGATGAGGGACACCGCTTAAAGAATGTCAGCATAAAAACCACATCCCTTCTTGCAAGTCTGAGTTGCAGAAGACGTATCATACTTACAGGAACTCCAGTCCAGAATGATCTTCAA GAGTTGTTCGCCCTCGTACAGTTTGTGAATCCAGGTGTACTCGGTTCGTCAGCATCTTTTCGCAATGTATACGAGAATCCCATAATTGCTTCTCAGCAGCCAACTTCATCACAGAGTGAAAAGGAATTGG GTACAAGTCGGGCCTCTCAGCTGAACAGAATAACATCTCTCTTCACTCTAAGGCGCACCCAGGATACCATCAATAG atatttgcCACCAAAAGTAGAATTTGTTGTGTTCTGCCAGCCATCAGACACACAATTATCATTATATTCAGACATAGTACGATGTAGAAGTTTAAAGAAGTGTTTCAGCCATGTTGACACAGGAGATCATTTGTCAGCAATTTTAGCCTTGCGTAAACTGTGTAATCATCCTGCATTATTGGCTGTAACCAATGACCAAGAAAAACACAGTGAACTAACTCTGGAAGCTGCAAGTTtgcttcctgcccatttgaagtcTGGCATATTTGATGAAAAG GACAGTGGAAAGTTGGCAGTAGTGTCATGTATGCTGTGGGCTTTGAAAGAAGTAGGAAGAGAGAGGATTGTTCTCGTCTCCAATTATACATCCACATTAGACATGCTGGCCACACTCTGCACCCGCTACGACTATCCCTATCTCAGACTGGATGGATCCACACCAACTAACAAACGTCAACAGCTGGTAGATAGATTTAATAGCCAACATTCCAATGATT TTGTATTTCTACTGAGTGCAAAGGCAGGAGGAGTGGGGTTAAACTTGATTGGAGCATCCAGGATCATCCTCTATGATATTGACTGGAATCCTGCCACAGACATGCAAGCAATGGCACGTGTCTGGAGAGATGGTCAGAAAAGGAAGGTTTACAtatacag ATTGTTAGTAACTGGATCCTTGGATGAGAAGATGTATCAGCGACAGATTAAAAAGCAAGGCTTAAGTGGAGCTGTAGTGGATGCTCGCGAGTCTGACAGGGTTCACTTCTCGATTGAGGAACTTAAG GATCTCTTCACCATGCATAGTGAGACAGCATGCTTAACACACGATCTCTTAGAGTGTCGGTGTGATCTTCAGGGCGGAGCTTCTGAGGCTAAACAACAGGAGCAAGTTATTAAGCAGCCAGAGAGAG CATGCCAGCTGTATAGTGGAGGACGCTCTGGATGTCATCtcaacaccactgccaccactatgGACCAACTTCATAACTGGTGCCACTTCGCTCCACCTTTTGCACCTGATGATGTTAAG ATAGTGACACAGAAGGCCTTGACAGTGATAAACATTATGTACAAGGTTCAGGTACCAGTAAACCAGATGCGTGTGGTGACGTTCCAAAAGACAACAGTGCACAGCTGTGGGTTTATCCTCTACTCATCATACATCAGGATCTAG
- the LOC123772061 gene encoding DNA repair and recombination protein RAD54B isoform X5 translates to MRRSAAPSQLLKRAAFSPPFVGSMVKRPCLDTETGESGLPTPKDEKHVTTKGGPLRSPSDILSLIKKPETALGNTMPNSSNQCNSTGNQGTSLIESNNGQDVHNSGEREILVSPLQESGSNALKHTVGFHKRSLGRQLDVPSRKLVGCGKPWQRPQISQGNHYSASAEEENQEPQKEKYYSVVWCKLSRKKHKNWEGDAVLIVKSRTVILKDIEGKEIGRRSGYKLADLLSLENGSTLPVGSKEIEIQDKISAEKYASGECFQSEIKQIQNVSKEAIQLSKPKPKPFRLPTLGQSHDKSVITSKDIEPLFDPTKYDALVMPRPPSQHQWDYNTSRATVVDVVIDPHISRQLRPHQHEGVIFLYECVMGFRLVGSFGAILADEMGLGKTLQCIALVWTLLKQGPYGRCPVVKRVLIVTPSSLTNNWGKEFMKWVGRERVKVYIVDQSNKVEQFSKQQHSGIMIISYEMFMRSVDLIETLNFDLLLCDEGHRLKNVSIKTTSLLASLSCRRRIILTGTPVQNDLQELFALVQFVNPGVLGSSASFRNVYENPIIASQQPTSSQSEKELGTSRASQLNRITSLFTLRRTQDTINRYLPPKVEFVVFCQPSDTQLSLYSDIVRCRSLKKCFSHVDTGDHLSAILALRKLCNHPALLAVTNDQEKHSELTLEAASLLPAHLKSGIFDEKDSGKLAVVSCMLWALKEVGRERIVLVSNYTSTLDMLATLCTRYDYPYLRLDGSTPTNKRQQLVDRFNSQHSNDFVFLLSAKAGGVGLNLIGASRIILYDIDWNPATDMQAMARVWRDGQKRKVYIYRLLVTGSLDEKMYQRQIKKQGLSGAVVDARESDRVHFSIEELKDLFTMHSETACLTHDLLECRCDLQGGASEAKQQEQVIKQPERACQLYSGGRSGCHLNTTATTMDQLHNWCHFAPPFAPDDVKIVTQKALTVINIMYKVQVPVNQMRVVTFQKTTVHSCGFILYSSYIRI, encoded by the exons ATGAGACGCTCGGCAGCACCCTCACAGTTACTCAAGAGAGCAGCATTCAGTCCACCATTTGTCGGCTCAATGGTTAAACGACCGTGCTTGGATACAGAGACTGGTG AATCTGGTCTGCCTACTCCAAAGGACGAAAAGCATGTTACAACAAAAGGGGGTCCACTTCGGAGTCCTTCAGACATTCTGTCTCTAATTAAGAAACCCGAGACTGCATTAGGCAACACAATGCCAAACTCTTCCAACCAGTGCAATAGCACTGGAAATCAAGGAACTTCATTAATTGAGTCAAATAATGGACAAGATGTACATaattcaggagagagagagatattagtGTCTCCACTACAAGAAAGTGGCAGCAATGCACTGAAACACACTGTAGGGTTTCATAAAAGATCACTTGGTAGGCAACTTGATGTACCATCGAGAAAGCTCGTCGGATGTGGAAAACCATGGCAAAGGCCACAGATCAGCCAAGGGAATCATTACAGTGCATCAGCAGAAGAGGAAAACCAGGAACCTCAGAAAGAAAA ATATTATTCAGTGGTTTGGTGCAAGTTGTCCAGGAAAAAGCACAAGAATTGGGAAGGGGATGCTGTGCTGATTGTGAAGAGCAGGACTGTCATTCTCAAG GACATAGAGGGAAAGGAGATTGGTCGTAGATCTGGATACAAGTTGGCAGATTTATTGTCATTAGAGAATGGTAGTACACTTCCTGTTGGAAGTAAGGAAATTGAG ATTCAAGACAAAATCAGTGCTGAGAAATATGCAAGTGGTGAATGTTTTCAAAGCGAAATAAAACAAATTCAAAATGTATCCAAGGAAGCAATCCAATTGTCCAAACCGAAGCCAAAACCTTTTCGCCTCCCTACACTAGGTCAATCACATGACAAGTCTGTTATCACCAGTAAAGACATTGAGCCTCTGTTTGACCCTACCAAATATGATGCCCTTGTCATGCCCAGACCGCCAAGCCAACATCAG TGGGACTATAACACAAGTAGAGCAACAGTGGTGGATGTAGTTATTGATCCACACATCAGTAGACAGCTACGACCACACCAGCATGAGGGTGTCATCTTTCTGTACGAGTGTGTGATGGGGTTCAGGCTTGTTGGCAGCTTTGGAGCAATACTGGCTGATGAGATGGGCCTTGGCAAGACACTGCAGTGTATTGCTCTTGTGTGGACCCTTCTTAAACAA GGTCCCTATGGTAGATGTCCAGTTGTGAAGCGAGTTTTGATCGTCACTCCATCTAGTCTCACAAACAATTGGGGCAAAGAGTTCATGAAATGGGTTGGGAGAGAACGAGTTAAAGTCTACATTGTTGATCAGAGCAACAAG GTTGAACAGTTCAGCAAACAGCAGCACTCAGGAATTATGATTATATCATATGAAATGTTTATGCGTAGTGTTGATCTAATTGAAACTCTAAACTTTGACCTTTTGCTCTGTGATGAGGGACACCGCTTAAAGAATGTCAGCATAAAAACCACATCCCTTCTTGCAAGTCTGAGTTGCAGAAGACGTATCATACTTACAGGAACTCCAGTCCAGAATGATCTTCAA GAGTTGTTCGCCCTCGTACAGTTTGTGAATCCAGGTGTACTCGGTTCGTCAGCATCTTTTCGCAATGTATACGAGAATCCCATAATTGCTTCTCAGCAGCCAACTTCATCACAGAGTGAAAAGGAATTGG GTACAAGTCGGGCCTCTCAGCTGAACAGAATAACATCTCTCTTCACTCTAAGGCGCACCCAGGATACCATCAATAG atatttgcCACCAAAAGTAGAATTTGTTGTGTTCTGCCAGCCATCAGACACACAATTATCATTATATTCAGACATAGTACGATGTAGAAGTTTAAAGAAGTGTTTCAGCCATGTTGACACAGGAGATCATTTGTCAGCAATTTTAGCCTTGCGTAAACTGTGTAATCATCCTGCATTATTGGCTGTAACCAATGACCAAGAAAAACACAGTGAACTAACTCTGGAAGCTGCAAGTTtgcttcctgcccatttgaagtcTGGCATATTTGATGAAAAG GACAGTGGAAAGTTGGCAGTAGTGTCATGTATGCTGTGGGCTTTGAAAGAAGTAGGAAGAGAGAGGATTGTTCTCGTCTCCAATTATACATCCACATTAGACATGCTGGCCACACTCTGCACCCGCTACGACTATCCCTATCTCAGACTGGATGGATCCACACCAACTAACAAACGTCAACAGCTGGTAGATAGATTTAATAGCCAACATTCCAATGATT TTGTATTTCTACTGAGTGCAAAGGCAGGAGGAGTGGGGTTAAACTTGATTGGAGCATCCAGGATCATCCTCTATGATATTGACTGGAATCCTGCCACAGACATGCAAGCAATGGCACGTGTCTGGAGAGATGGTCAGAAAAGGAAGGTTTACAtatacag ATTGTTAGTAACTGGATCCTTGGATGAGAAGATGTATCAGCGACAGATTAAAAAGCAAGGCTTAAGTGGAGCTGTAGTGGATGCTCGCGAGTCTGACAGGGTTCACTTCTCGATTGAGGAACTTAAG GATCTCTTCACCATGCATAGTGAGACAGCATGCTTAACACACGATCTCTTAGAGTGTCGGTGTGATCTTCAGGGCGGAGCTTCTGAGGCTAAACAACAGGAGCAAGTTATTAAGCAGCCAGAGAGAG CATGCCAGCTGTATAGTGGAGGACGCTCTGGATGTCATCtcaacaccactgccaccactatgGACCAACTTCATAACTGGTGCCACTTCGCTCCACCTTTTGCACCTGATGATGTTAAG ATAGTGACACAGAAGGCCTTGACAGTGATAAACATTATGTACAAGGTTCAGGTACCAGTAAACCAGATGCGTGTGGTGACGTTCCAAAAGACAACAGTGCACAGCTGTGGGTTTATCCTCTACTCATCATACATCAGGATCTAG
- the LOC123772061 gene encoding DNA repair and recombination protein RAD54B isoform X2, translated as MVFPSKSSSPSPVPVTMRRSAAPSQLLKRAAFSPPFVGSMVKRPCLDTETGESGLPTPKDEKHVTTKGGPLRSPSDILSLIKKPETALGNTMPNSSNQCNSTGNQGTSLIESNNGQDVHNSGEREILVSPLQESGSNALKHTVGFHKRSLGRQLDVPSRKLVGCGKPWQRPQISQGNHYSASAEEENQEPQKEKYYSVVWCKLSRKKHKNWEGDAVLIVKSRTVILKDIEGKEIGRRSGYKLADLLSLENGSTLPVGSKEIEIQDKISAEKYASGECFQSEIKQIQNVSKEAIQLSKPKPKPFRLPTLGQSHDKSVITSKDIEPLFDPTKYDALVMPRPPSQHQWDYNTSRATVVDVVIDPHISRQLRPHQHEGVIFLYECVMGFRLVGSFGAILADEMGLGKTLQCIALVWTLLKQGPYGRCPVVKRVLIVTPSSLTNNWGKEFMKWVGRERVKVYIVDQSNKVEQFSKQQHSGIMIISYEMFMRSVDLIETLNFDLLLCDEGHRLKNVSIKTTSLLASLSCRRRIILTGTPVQNDLQELFALVQFVNPGVLGSSASFRNVYENPIIASQQPTSSQSEKELGTSRASQLNRITSLFTLRRTQDTINRYLPPKVEFVVFCQPSDTQLSLYSDIVRCRSLKKCFSHVDTGDHLSAILALRKLCNHPALLAVTNDQEKHSELTLEAASLLPAHLKSGIFDEKDSGKLAVVSCMLWALKEVGRERIVLVSNYTSTLDMLATLCTRYDYPYLRLDGSTPTNKRQQLVDRFNSQHSNDFVFLLSAKAGGVGLNLIGASRIILYDIDWNPATDMQAMARVWRDGQKRKVYIYRLLVTGSLDEKMYQRQIKKQGLSGAVVDARESDRVHFSIEELKDLFTMHSETACLTHDLLECRCDLQGGASEAKQQEQVIKQPERACQLYSGGRSGCHLNTTATTMDQLHNWCHFAPPFAPDDVKIVTQKALTVINIMYKVQVPVNQMRVVTFQKTTVHSCGFILYSSYIRI; from the exons ATGGTTTTCCCCTCCAAGAGTTccagcccctctcctgtgcca GTGACGATGAGACGCTCGGCAGCACCCTCACAGTTACTCAAGAGAGCAGCATTCAGTCCACCATTTGTCGGCTCAATGGTTAAACGACCGTGCTTGGATACAGAGACTGGTG AATCTGGTCTGCCTACTCCAAAGGACGAAAAGCATGTTACAACAAAAGGGGGTCCACTTCGGAGTCCTTCAGACATTCTGTCTCTAATTAAGAAACCCGAGACTGCATTAGGCAACACAATGCCAAACTCTTCCAACCAGTGCAATAGCACTGGAAATCAAGGAACTTCATTAATTGAGTCAAATAATGGACAAGATGTACATaattcaggagagagagagatattagtGTCTCCACTACAAGAAAGTGGCAGCAATGCACTGAAACACACTGTAGGGTTTCATAAAAGATCACTTGGTAGGCAACTTGATGTACCATCGAGAAAGCTCGTCGGATGTGGAAAACCATGGCAAAGGCCACAGATCAGCCAAGGGAATCATTACAGTGCATCAGCAGAAGAGGAAAACCAGGAACCTCAGAAAGAAAA ATATTATTCAGTGGTTTGGTGCAAGTTGTCCAGGAAAAAGCACAAGAATTGGGAAGGGGATGCTGTGCTGATTGTGAAGAGCAGGACTGTCATTCTCAAG GACATAGAGGGAAAGGAGATTGGTCGTAGATCTGGATACAAGTTGGCAGATTTATTGTCATTAGAGAATGGTAGTACACTTCCTGTTGGAAGTAAGGAAATTGAG ATTCAAGACAAAATCAGTGCTGAGAAATATGCAAGTGGTGAATGTTTTCAAAGCGAAATAAAACAAATTCAAAATGTATCCAAGGAAGCAATCCAATTGTCCAAACCGAAGCCAAAACCTTTTCGCCTCCCTACACTAGGTCAATCACATGACAAGTCTGTTATCACCAGTAAAGACATTGAGCCTCTGTTTGACCCTACCAAATATGATGCCCTTGTCATGCCCAGACCGCCAAGCCAACATCAG TGGGACTATAACACAAGTAGAGCAACAGTGGTGGATGTAGTTATTGATCCACACATCAGTAGACAGCTACGACCACACCAGCATGAGGGTGTCATCTTTCTGTACGAGTGTGTGATGGGGTTCAGGCTTGTTGGCAGCTTTGGAGCAATACTGGCTGATGAGATGGGCCTTGGCAAGACACTGCAGTGTATTGCTCTTGTGTGGACCCTTCTTAAACAA GGTCCCTATGGTAGATGTCCAGTTGTGAAGCGAGTTTTGATCGTCACTCCATCTAGTCTCACAAACAATTGGGGCAAAGAGTTCATGAAATGGGTTGGGAGAGAACGAGTTAAAGTCTACATTGTTGATCAGAGCAACAAG GTTGAACAGTTCAGCAAACAGCAGCACTCAGGAATTATGATTATATCATATGAAATGTTTATGCGTAGTGTTGATCTAATTGAAACTCTAAACTTTGACCTTTTGCTCTGTGATGAGGGACACCGCTTAAAGAATGTCAGCATAAAAACCACATCCCTTCTTGCAAGTCTGAGTTGCAGAAGACGTATCATACTTACAGGAACTCCAGTCCAGAATGATCTTCAA GAGTTGTTCGCCCTCGTACAGTTTGTGAATCCAGGTGTACTCGGTTCGTCAGCATCTTTTCGCAATGTATACGAGAATCCCATAATTGCTTCTCAGCAGCCAACTTCATCACAGAGTGAAAAGGAATTGG GTACAAGTCGGGCCTCTCAGCTGAACAGAATAACATCTCTCTTCACTCTAAGGCGCACCCAGGATACCATCAATAG atatttgcCACCAAAAGTAGAATTTGTTGTGTTCTGCCAGCCATCAGACACACAATTATCATTATATTCAGACATAGTACGATGTAGAAGTTTAAAGAAGTGTTTCAGCCATGTTGACACAGGAGATCATTTGTCAGCAATTTTAGCCTTGCGTAAACTGTGTAATCATCCTGCATTATTGGCTGTAACCAATGACCAAGAAAAACACAGTGAACTAACTCTGGAAGCTGCAAGTTtgcttcctgcccatttgaagtcTGGCATATTTGATGAAAAG GACAGTGGAAAGTTGGCAGTAGTGTCATGTATGCTGTGGGCTTTGAAAGAAGTAGGAAGAGAGAGGATTGTTCTCGTCTCCAATTATACATCCACATTAGACATGCTGGCCACACTCTGCACCCGCTACGACTATCCCTATCTCAGACTGGATGGATCCACACCAACTAACAAACGTCAACAGCTGGTAGATAGATTTAATAGCCAACATTCCAATGATT TTGTATTTCTACTGAGTGCAAAGGCAGGAGGAGTGGGGTTAAACTTGATTGGAGCATCCAGGATCATCCTCTATGATATTGACTGGAATCCTGCCACAGACATGCAAGCAATGGCACGTGTCTGGAGAGATGGTCAGAAAAGGAAGGTTTACAtatacag ATTGTTAGTAACTGGATCCTTGGATGAGAAGATGTATCAGCGACAGATTAAAAAGCAAGGCTTAAGTGGAGCTGTAGTGGATGCTCGCGAGTCTGACAGGGTTCACTTCTCGATTGAGGAACTTAAG GATCTCTTCACCATGCATAGTGAGACAGCATGCTTAACACACGATCTCTTAGAGTGTCGGTGTGATCTTCAGGGCGGAGCTTCTGAGGCTAAACAACAGGAGCAAGTTATTAAGCAGCCAGAGAGAG CATGCCAGCTGTATAGTGGAGGACGCTCTGGATGTCATCtcaacaccactgccaccactatgGACCAACTTCATAACTGGTGCCACTTCGCTCCACCTTTTGCACCTGATGATGTTAAG ATAGTGACACAGAAGGCCTTGACAGTGATAAACATTATGTACAAGGTTCAGGTACCAGTAAACCAGATGCGTGTGGTGACGTTCCAAAAGACAACAGTGCACAGCTGTGGGTTTATCCTCTACTCATCATACATCAGGATCTAG